The Actinomycetota bacterium genome contains the following window.
GTCGCGGCACCCGCCGGTGCCATCTATGGCATGGCCAGCAGCGGATCAATGTCGACGTTCAGGCGGCCAGCAAACGCCTCCCCCGTGCCCGGACTGTTTCTGGTGGGCGGCTCAGCGCACCCAGGAGGCGGTCTCCCGCTCGTGGGCATGGGCGCCGAACTCGTTGCTGAATCTATTGGTCGCGCGAAACGCTAGCTTCGATCTTCTTGATCAGGAGCCGCGGCCATGACTGCTTGACCGGGTGCGCCCGCACTTCAATCGGATCGCGCACCCAAGTGGCCAAGCGGCCATCCTTGGACAGGATGCGCAAGCGTTCTTCCGTAGTAATACGCGCAGATCCCGGGCAGACCACCAAGATGCGATCGTGCGAGCGCAGTCGCGAATGGGCATCGATCGGGATCGGCTCGCCGTCACGCACGACGAGGGAGACAACGGCGCCATGCGGCAGGCCGAGTTCACTCACGAAGATGCCTACCAAGCCGGACTCACTTTGAATGTCCATTGCCAGCACCACGGCATTCATGGCGTCAAGGGGGGCATTCTCGACTTCGAGTTCGGCGGCTTCATCGGGCAGGCTCAGTCCGAGTCTGCGAGCGATCAGCGGCAGGAACGGCGTCTGCAGAACCAAGAGTGCGAGCACCACGAGGAGGGTTTCATCGAATACTTCCTCTGAACCGCTTACGGAAAGTCCGAGCGGAATCGCTGCGAAGACGATGGGCACTGCGCCGCGCAGGCCAGCGGCGCCGACAAATATTCGCTCGTTCAATCCCCAGCCAAATGGAGTCAGCGAGATGAATGCCGCAAGTGGTCGAGCCAGCAATACCGACAAGAGTCCCGCGACAACTGCTACGCCCAGAGCTTCCGGCAGGCGATGCACATCGGCCAGTAGTCCCAGCATGACGAAAAGCCCGATCTCGGCAATCCAACCGAGCCCATCGGCAAAGCCGATGATTGAGCGGCGGTGCGGCAGCCTGGATGCTGAGCCGATGAGCACCGCAGCGACATAGACCGCCATGAAGCCCGAGGTGTGCAACTGCGCAGCAGCGCCATACGTGGCGACCAGCAATGCCATGGCGGCAATCGGGTACAAGCCCACAGACGGCAATGCCAAACGAGGCAGCAGCCAGCGCGAGGCAAGGCCACCAAGAATGCCAATGGCAGCACCGCCGATGAGCTCAACGAGGATCAACAAGGCAATGGACCACCACGGATCACTTCCAAATGCGCCACTGGCGATGACGCTCACCAGGACGACTACTGGTGCGTCATTGAATCCTGCCTCGCCTTCCAACAAGGCACGAAGGCGCGGAGACAGTCTCAGTTTTCGCAGCACGGAGAACACAGCTGCGGCATCGGTGGCAGCCAGCACGGTGGCCAACAGCAAGGCATGCTGCGTTTCCATCTTCAGCAGGAAGATCAATGGCAGCGCAACGACAGCAATACTGACGAGAACTCCGACGGAAGCCAGCGCCAGCGCCGGCCACAACACCGGTCGCAGTTCACTCATGCGAGTCGTCAATCCGCCTTGAGCCAGAATCAAGATCAAGGCGACATAGCCCAGAATCACTCCGAGCTCAGCGTCGTTGAAACTCAAGTCCGGAAAGACAGTGCCCAGGACAAGGCCCAGTCCCAAATAGAGGAGCAGACCAGGCACACCCAGGCGCCCGGCAAAGCGCACGCCAAGAATCGATACGAGAACGATTGAAGCCCCGACGAGTAACGCTGGGGCGAGAGTCTCCAGCGTCATCAGCGACTACCGAGAACCCAAGCCCAGTGACTCGTACACCCGAGCCGTAGAGGTAGACCTGTTGAGCGTGTAGAAGTGCAGACCTGGAGCACCGTGACTCAGGAGCTCAGCTGAGAGCGCTGTGGCGATCTCCACACCAAGTTCACGCACTGCGTGGTCATCGTCCTTGACCACTTCGAAGCGACCCAGCAATTCAGTTGGAAAGGCCGCGCCCGACAACTCAGCGAACCGCGAGATCTGCGCGACATTGGTGACCGGCATCAGACCTGGGATGATTGGCATAGTGCAGCCATGGGCACGCGCCCGCTCAACCAGATCAAAGTAGTCACGCGCGCGGAAAAAGAACTGTGTGATGGCAAACTCGGCGCCGGCGTCCTGCTTGGCCGCAAGCACGCGCGCATCGGCCTCGTGGTCGATCGAGGCGGGATGCCCATCGGGGAAAGCCGCCACTCCCACGGTGAAATCGCCAAGGCCCTTGATCAAGGCGACCAATTCGTCGGCATGCTCCACCCCGCCGGGGTGAGGCACCCAAGGGGCCATTGGTCCGCCAGGCGGATCTCCCCGCAGGGCCAGAATCGTGCGCACACCTGCAGCTGCGTATTCGGCAATCACATCGCGGATCTCGTCCCGCGTGGATGCAACGCAGGTGAGATGACCCACCGGCATCAAGGTGGTCTGCTCAGCAATCTCCTCAGTGATCCGGACGGTGCGATCGCGAGTTGTTCCGCCCGCGCCGTAGGTGACCGAGACGAAAGTCGGGCTCAGCCGCTCCAACTCGCGAACCGTCTGCCACAGCGCTCGCTCACCATCGTCGGTCTTGGGAGGAAAGAGCTCGAAAGAGAAGGACTGCCCACCAGTCCGGAGGATGTCAGCCAAATTGGCGCTCTTGGCTGCGTGGGTCATGGCGCTAAGCCTAAGGGGCGGCCAAGAGACAAACCTTTAGGCTCAGTCATCATGCAACCGATTCAGGATCAATATCTGGACCCTTCGCAATTTCGCGATGGCGTTCAATCGATCGTTGATGCAGTACTGACTCACGAACAATCCACTCTCATGGAGATCAGTCCTGACCTCGATTCGCTGATGATCGCGTTGACAGGGCTGATGCGGGGCGGCAAGCGATTTCGCCCGGCCTTTTGCTACTGGGGATGGCGTGCAGCTGCGCAAGAGCAGGATATTGCGGCCCTTGACGCCCAGATGCTGCGCGCTGCTACCTCACTTGAATTCCTTCAGGCCTGCGCTCTGATCCATGACGATGTGATGGATGGATCAGACACCCGTCGAGGACTTCCTGCGGCCCACCGCCGCTTCCAGGCTGAACATGAGCGCGAGCATCGAAGCGGAAGTTCGACCATGT
Protein-coding sequences here:
- a CDS encoding potassium/proton antiporter, translating into MTLETLAPALLVGASIVLVSILGVRFAGRLGVPGLLLYLGLGLVLGTVFPDLSFNDAELGVILGYVALILILAQGGLTTRMSELRPVLWPALALASVGVLVSIAVVALPLIFLLKMETQHALLLATVLAATDAAAVFSVLRKLRLSPRLRALLEGEAGFNDAPVVVLVSVIASGAFGSDPWWSIALLILVELIGGAAIGILGGLASRWLLPRLALPSVGLYPIAAMALLVATYGAAAQLHTSGFMAVYVAAVLIGSASRLPHRRSIIGFADGLGWIAEIGLFVMLGLLADVHRLPEALGVAVVAGLLSVLLARPLAAFISLTPFGWGLNERIFVGAAGLRGAVPIVFAAIPLGLSVSGSEEVFDETLLVVLALLVLQTPFLPLIARRLGLSLPDEAAELEVENAPLDAMNAVVLAMDIQSESGLVGIFVSELGLPHGAVVSLVVRDGEPIPIDAHSRLRSHDRILVVCPGSARITTEERLRILSKDGRLATWVRDPIEVRAHPVKQSWPRLLIKKIEASVSRDQ
- the metF gene encoding methylenetetrahydrofolate reductase [NAD(P)H], which encodes MTHAAKSANLADILRTGGQSFSFELFPPKTDDGERALWQTVRELERLSPTFVSVTYGAGGTTRDRTVRITEEIAEQTTLMPVGHLTCVASTRDEIRDVIAEYAAAGVRTILALRGDPPGGPMAPWVPHPGGVEHADELVALIKGLGDFTVGVAAFPDGHPASIDHEADARVLAAKQDAGAEFAITQFFFRARDYFDLVERARAHGCTMPIIPGLMPVTNVAQISRFAELSGAAFPTELLGRFEVVKDDDHAVRELGVEIATALSAELLSHGAPGLHFYTLNRSTSTARVYESLGLGSR